In Candidatus Binataceae bacterium, the sequence GTCGGAAAGTGGTAGAGCTGAGCGCCGCGCGACAATCCCACGCGCTCCTCGATCTCCAAACCAGTCGTGTTAGCGTACCCGCGCTCGATCACCCATAGGATCGCGGCTTCGAGCACACGCCGCCGCGTTTCGGCGCTTTTCTCATCCTGCTTCAAATGCGGTTTGAGAGTACGCAGACTGGAGACATCTATGATCGAACCGCATGCTAGCAAGGGATCACGTGCGGAGAGCATTGTCCGTTGGTACAACGTGCGGGCGAGGGCGCGCTCCGCAAAC encodes:
- a CDS encoding TetR/AcrR family transcriptional regulator, which produces MLSARDPLLACGSIIDVSSLRTLKPHLKQDEKSAETRRRVLEAAILWVIERGYANTTGLEIEERVGLSRGAQLYHFPTKEDLFAKAVEHLSELLSNEMRQKVEQLPVEADRCSMAIDLIWETVNGRFTKPGSNW